One window of the Salvelinus alpinus chromosome 13, SLU_Salpinus.1, whole genome shotgun sequence genome contains the following:
- the LOC139536896 gene encoding reticulon-3-like, with protein MADPTTQSAQISSAMNASSTKESTYYVLELVYWRDPKKSAVAFGMSLLVLLSLATFSVISVVSYLLLALLCVTITFRVYKSVIQAVQKSEEGHPFKALMEKDLTVQPEIFRKYVDVCLTYVNRAIKQARHLLLVEDLVDSLKLAGFMWLMTYVGAVFNGITILILTDIIFFSTPLVYERNKTQIDKYIELIRTRVEVTLAKLQDKLPGAVKRTKAE; from the exons ATGGCAGATCCGACGACACAGTCTGCCCAGATTTCGTCAGCTATGAACGCTTCATCGACCAAAGAATCCACATATTACG TGTTGGAGCTGGTGTACTGGCGGGACCCAAAGAAGTCTGCGGTGGCCTTTGGCATGTCCCTGCTGGTCCTTCTGTCCCTGGCTACCTTCAGCGTCATCAGTGTGGTCTCCTACCTGCTGCTGGCACTGCTCTGTGTCACAATCACCTTCCGCGTCTACAAGTCTGTCATTCAGGCAGTGCAGAAGTCTGAAGAGGGCCACCCCTTCAA GGCTCTGATGGAGAAGGACCTGACCGTTCAGCCTGAGATTTTCCGTAAATATGTGGATGTGTGTCTGACCTATGTGAATCGTGCCATCAAACAGGCCAGGCACCTGCTGCTGGTGGAGGACCTGGTGGATTCACTTAAG CTGGCCGGTTTCATGTGGCTGATGACTTACGTGGGCGCCGTCTTCAATGGCATCACTATCCTGATACTGA CTGATATCATCTTCTTCAGCACGCCTCTGGTTTATGAGAGAAATAAA ACTCAGATCGATAAATACATTGAACTGATTCGCACCAGAGTTGAAGTCACACTTGCAAA GCTTCAAGATAAACTCCCTGGGGCAGTAAAGCGCACCAAAGCAGAGTGA